The Ziziphus jujuba cultivar Dongzao chromosome 1, ASM3175591v1 genome segment ATGGGCATACCAAGTGTACTGttcaacttttaaaagcatGTTGAAGAAAAATCTACGAAATTAATAGACTTTGTTTCTTCCCGAGTATTAGTTAATTGAGTGGAAGCTCTAAGACTCTGCCGCCTCGGTTGTCCACCTTGGagcatattatatatgtatgaatggtAAATAATAGCAGACATGACATTTTATGCAGAACTActtaaaacaaaaacttaattATTAAGTTATAAGATGCTATCACTCAATTAATGTAAACTATAAAGTCCAACTTTGAAGGTTGTGGAAGAAAGAGGAGAAGTAACCCTAGAATATTGTTAGAGGCTTTCCAGTAAGAAGAGAGGAAACAGAATAATGTACGTGTTTTGCCCTGAAACACAAGACATGAATATTCTTGATCGTACATTAAGCAAAGTATCAAACCACAGACCAAAATACATTAAGCATTTAAAATTCTACAAAGAAATAGAACCCACCTAGCTCTTGTTTCTAAAAGTGCATATATGCTTTGCTCTAAAGGCTAAGAAATCTAAAGCACGAATAAAGTTCCAAAAGCTTCACTGCCACAGCATATACCATTTCATGTCATCGAAGTTAAGGTAGCTGATCATTCATCAGTATTAATTCAGCAGTCAATCTGTACAAAAACTAATACTAGCAAACATTTGATCAGCTACAGTTTGCAATTATCTCTCCATGGCTCACACAATTCTCACATCAAATTGCCAAAACAAGCCAATTTGCTTGCTGGGTCTCCTCGTTCTCACACTGTCCGTGATGCAGACAAGTGATGCAACTGATCCAATTCCCGTAGGAAAAACAGGCATTTGGAGTCCCAATTCAACCAACTACATTCAATGGGCTGAAGAAACTACGTTTACGATTGGAGACTCCATAGGCAAGTCTatgtttttcataatatatatataaagatctTCAGATTCATGCAAATTAACTTTTCCTATAGCAAAACACAGTCCAAAAGGTCGAAAAGATCATCTTTATTTTGCTttgcaaaattatttttcattaggACTGTCCTCAtccatttaaaaagaaaaataaaataaataaataataaaaaatccgtCTCTTCTAGTGAATGGAGAGATATTGTCTACATTCAATATAAGTTACAATgtcaagtaaaaatataaaattatataatatggatggccatattttgttaaaattgatgcgtataccattttattttattaaattatatagagTCAAAAATTTTGACTTCATGTAATCCGGTGGCAAATACATGAACATggtaggatatatatatatatatatataagtacctatcatctgtttatatatatatataataataataataactatcaGGTAAGAATGTTAATATAAGGTCATTCAGTATTTGAATCGGTACAATGTCCTTAAGTTACCATCCTAACCTGATTTGCCCTATAcgtattagatatatatatatatatatatacatatgtatatgtgtatatatatatatacacacacatacatatacatacacacatatgtatatatatatatatatatagtcaaataATAAGTTCGGTTGGATAAATTCATGTGATGTTTTTGGGATGGCAGCTTTTCACTTCACTGCTGGCAAAGACTCGGTGCTTCAAGTACAGCAGGGCGACTACACCAACTGCATCACTGGCTCACCCATTTACGCTTTCCCCAATGATACTGGCTACAATGTGGCCATGTTCAATTATTCTGGAACTTGCTATTTCATCAGTGGGATTAAAGATCATTGTCTCAAAAATCAAAAGTTTAGAGTCCTTGTCAGGGCAAATACCAATGAAAATCCATCACCACCTCCTCCAAACGGTGCTTCTGCTATCTTCCTCAGTTTTATTGGCTACCTGGGAGCTTTTGCTGCTTCATCACTTCTTTTGGCATTCTAATTGGATTGCTTCAATAAGTTTGGATTTCTTTATTTggacagtgtttttttttttttataattttttttggttttttttctacATATCATCCAATTATCTGAGAAAATTGtaccttttcatttttatttttccattctgAAAGAATATTTATCTGAACCTAGATCTTTCCCCATTAATCCCAAGTATTCAACCCACTAGGAATTTTAAGATACTAATCCATAATTTAACCGCAAAGTAAGTGATACCTCCGAAGACCGACGTTCTGGTACCTGCTCTCGTTCCTCAGATGCTCTCTTGGGATCATAACAACCAAGTGAGAACTCCCATACTTCTCCTATAATCGATGGATGGATTccctaaattgaaaaaaaaaaaaaattcgattaGCATCCCTGTCTTCCATCATTgagaaatataaaacaaaattacatacctgaacaaaaaaaccaagcagtgaaaaaaacaaaatatggaaaaattctATTTTACTTTGGAGTGAATGTACGAAGATGGTAATTTTGTAAAGATAATACAGGGCCTAAGAGACTACAAGGGTGATATATCTTTGCTGAAAACCTTGAGCTCAATATTCATTTGACTTCCGTCTTAATAATGTCTTTTGTGgttgattaatttaaaattatgaagCTTTTATCACCACCAAAGAACCTTTTAGATAGTACTATTTACAGCTTTTTATGTATAACCATAATCATCCAGCATGCGCTATGAAATCAAATTCAAGTTCAGGAATGTACCTTATATTAGTCAATGTTCTAATGATATTATCATGCAGCTtcaatttcacaattcaaaTTCCAACAACTCTACAAGTTGCATTGTTTCCCTTGAGGAATTTTCCACATTCCAGCTCCTTGAAAAACTCAAAGTAGTTTCTATTAGAACTCAATATGTGAGGACATTCTCTTCTAATGTGTTTTTCCTTCTTGCTGTGATAGCATCAAATCTTCCCTTTAGATTTAAATCCACCTTTGCTTTGACCATTATTTCTTTCTTAGAACCAAAGTTTATTTCTAGATCTGCCATCCACAGCCAGCTCCTCACCTTTATTTTGAGACTTGTCATCACTTTTCCTCTTCTCAATATCCTTTTTTGTTATAGTAGTAGCTAAGAACTTTTTTAAGTTATAAGGTTTGCCTGCCATACTTCATAGTATCTACAAAGCGTTCATTCATATAAAAGTATAACAGTGGAAGATAAGAGGCTTGCTGTCAACCATTTTGAATCCAAAGAACCTTGGCTTCATGTATAGACTAATAGGGACAGTCCTAACCATATAGAGCTCCTCCTATTTTCTTCATGCATCTGCAGTTGTAAACTCTTTCACAACTTTTCTCATCATCTTGTCACCAATACCAAGAATCAATGAGCTACATGCTTTGGTCAACAAATCCTTCTTCTCTTCAACCTTCGTAGTATTTGTAATCTTGTCTTCACCTTCAAATGCAGCAACCAAGCCTTCCCTCAACCAACACAACTTTAATCTTCATCTTCCAGAGCCCTAAGTCATTAGTGCAGGTCAATTTCCCTATCAATCAAACTTTCTTGTCATACTGAACTGAAAACTATTTGTATAAGTCCAGATCTTGTCAAATTTTAATACAGATCTATTGTTTCATCCAACAAACAACTAAATTTACAATTTCACTGATGGAATAGTGAAATGTTCGAAGAAACTTTGATAAAAGCAATTCATCAAACAGCGACTAAACTCCTTTCACTCAAccaggctttgataccaattttGTAAGGATTTAGTGGCTACATAAACACTCAACAATCATATAAACTTAAATTAAACCAGTAGCACAAAAAGAAACACAAAGAAGAGTAACACACAAGATTTACGTGATTCAGCTGTCAATAAAACAACCTACATCCATGGGCAAGTAAGGAAGtatagattatattaatattcaaGTGGAATATAGATTTAAGCTTAAAAATAACTTATCAATGGCATCTCACAGTAAGAGCAAAATGGAGGCTTATTCTCTCTAAGACAACTCTCATAAAAAAGAATGCTCCGCTCGTCATAGCCCATACTCACACTACACAGTACAAATAGCAAAATACACTTATATTGGCCAATCTTCATGCCATATCACTTATTACACCTAAGGAACAAATTTATTTGGAgtcaacaatattaattaacattCCAATACCGAATACAATAATACTATGAATTAAGTTATAAGTGTTTAACATCATcacaaataatttgtttaaatgtttttgctttatatttatcaaaaaaaaaatgtttttgctttatttcttgtttttgtatatttctttattattactgctgttgttgttgttgttattattaatattattattattattattattatttaagactTGGATGTTGTGGGGATGCGGGATTTTGATCGATGATGATAGTTATGTTGTCAAAGCCACAATAAGAAGGTTCTCCATATATATCTCTAACCTCATGACAAATGGGTCACTATGGCTGTTCAAAATGAACTTCATTCAATGGCTAAAATGATTTGTTAAAAGAGCGTATCGAATCCATTTGATCAAGAAGTGGACCCTATAATAAATTTACCTAACCGATGttgttgctttaatttttagctCATCCATTAAGTAccaaaattctattaaaaaagtTGTTCTTTGATCTTGGGATTTTACTTGTATTTACCAAAgtttctattgttattattatttgtgggTCTATTTTAGCTTTAACTTGATTGAATGATTAAGGAGGAAGAGAGAGATCTAGAGACAGCAAAATATGATATTGCTAATTCGCATGGCTTTGTTTTTTGGCTAGAAAATGGGAGGGGAGGGACGCCATTGATTTGGGACCGAGTAAATGTGCTATAAATGGAATGGATATGAAGTGGGTCCGCAAGTATAAAGCAGATTTTTCCAACCTGCGAATGTTTTGTCTTCACATTGTTGTGCCTCTGCCACTGACTAACAGCTTCAAACATAGATATAGCCAGATTTTTtgcagtaaaaaaataaaattaaaaaaagaaaaaaaagaaaaagaaagtcaatttttttttttcttttatagggTGTTTGGATAGTAGTAAAGTTAGTGAGAATCTAAAATTCCCTAGGAAAGagaaattttcttctttggataatttttaagagaGGGAATTTGTGAGtcccaatgaaaaataaatttcgtAATGTGGAAAACTGACAGGGAAAATGGATCATGCTAAAAATgtgtcatttttaaattttctaagaaacagatattacgtatttttttaaatacaattttatcctttaattttaatatataaatttatttaattacttgtaagtcttatttttctctataattaaccaaacattGTAAAAAGAATCCCAAGAAAACTCATTCTCAGGAAACTAAATCCCAAAAAACTGATTGCCAAAAATCAATTTCCTTCAATACTTTCTATTTTACCAAACACCCCATTAGTTCAAATTCTAAAACAAGAAATTATCCACATTTCgtggacaaaaataaataaataaacaagttgTCCAGCTTTCTAAAGATCTTTTTCCGGCTAATTGTACTCTTGCATGAGCACAAATTTAAATGAGTGATTATATATAAGAGATTAAAATTAATAGGGATATGCATTATTTCGTAATTATTTATAGTATGTTGGAAAGaaaggaggaaaaagaagaaaaaggtatTGTATTTACTTAATTAGTAAAATGGGAGGGGAAATGAGATTATTTTCTCTAAGTGGTCGCTCTAAATAGTTTGCCATATGATTACTTTTCCTTTGCCTTTCTCATTATTTTCTCATCACTTTCCCTGAACTATACCAAAAATGGTGCCAATAAATCACAGAAATGAAATTCTTTTTAGATCAcatgtttatatttatatatattgatatattacATGGAAAGCCTTTTGAAAATGATCTCTCGAAAGCATTGagctcatttttattttttatttttattttaattagcttGTGTATATAATTCATTCTCGTATATGTACATGATCGAAATATTGGACTATGCCTTAtagtttaaataattaaacaagatAACAAAAAACTAATTCATTAAAGAAGGCGTTGGAGGAGGGGTTAATTAAGCTACTATAGAAAAACATCTTGTGCATATTCAATGAAAAACTCCTTCATATTAATTCTctaaatattaacaataaaaatattgctAATTGACTACTTtgttatttacccaaaaaaaaaaaaaaaaaaaagactactttggttttttttttttttttttttttttgtgttttaaggAATCAAGGGGATATATTTTGAACAGACGAATGTGAATAATATCTATCGACTAAGATAACCTCTCACTCGATACtaattaaatagatatatatatatatatatataaaccatattaggaagaaaaaaaaaagcatttaattttaattgtgatcaatcaaaatatgtatatcGGGATTTTCACCCGTACTACTACAACATTAATAtcacaacaaatatatatcaagcAACTAGTTCTTAAGTAAATAAAGTTGAAGACATTCCGGTTTAATTGCTAAAGTTTGATTGTTGGAGTGTAGAGTTCGTACCCCGGGAAGTATATAAAGCTGGGTTGCCAAAGCTGCTATGAATTAACTTTCTCTCTGGGTTGGAATT includes the following:
- the LOC107432239 gene encoding early nodulin-like protein 9, which produces MAHTILTSNCQNKPICLLGLLVLTLSVMQTSDATDPIPVGKTGIWSPNSTNYIQWAEETTFTIGDSIAFHFTAGKDSVLQVQQGDYTNCITGSPIYAFPNDTGYNVAMFNYSGTCYFISGIKDHCLKNQKFRVLVRANTNENPSPPPPNGASAIFLSFIGYLGAFAASSLLLAF